CAGTCCGCCGTCACCGACGAGCGCCGGATCGAGCTCGCGCATGCGGTCTCGAAGGGTGCGCAGGAGCGCGAAGCAGGTTCGAACGCGCGGAATGTCGCTCGTGAAGAGAGCGAGGGTCATGAGGCCGCGCACCCTGAGTGAGTTGTACTGGGGGAGCTCGCGGAGAAACGCCTCAAGGTCTTCTGGCGGGAGCCCGTACTTCTGGGGCTCGGCCGAAGTGTTGACCTGCACGTAGACGTCCAGGCCGCGGCCAGCTGCCTGGAGGCGTCTGTCGAGCGCCGCGGCGGCACGCAGTGAGTCGAGCGCCTGGAATTCAGATGCAAAGGCGGCGACGTCGCGCGCCTTGTTCGTCTGGAGGTGCCCGATCACCGACCACTCGACGCCGAGGTCGGCGAGGTTCTCTGACTTACGCTTCGCTTCTTGGACCTTGTTCTCTCCGAGCTGGGTGCATCCGGCCGCGACTGCGAGGCGCACGCGGTCCTCGGGCACGGTTTTGCTGACGGGGAGCAGCTGAACGTCTGCTGCGGAGCGACCGACGCCAGCTGCAGCACGCGCGATGTTCTCGCGGACGTCGGCGATGTTTCGCGTGAACTCGGCGACGGAGGTGGCTGTCGGAAAGTCGTGAATGGGGAGGTCATCTGCCCCGAGTTGCTTTGTCATAGGACAAAGCGTAACATGGGCTGTGTTGAAACCGAGCTGACGAGTTCGGTACACCGTGAGAAGGGAGCAGGCGTGGCGAACCGCGGCGCAGGGCACACAGGCCCCACGGAGATTTCAGGCAGCACCGTCGACGACATCGTCGCGAGCATTCGCGCGCTCATCGACGCCGGATCCCTCGCCCCAGGCGACTCGTTGCCGCCGATGCGCAGTCTCGCCGATACGCTCCGAGTGAACCGCAACACGGCGTCAGCCGCATATAAAGCGCTCGTGCAGGCTGGGCTCGCAGAGACGCGCGGCCGTGCTGGCACCTTCATCGTCGACCCCTATGAGGCCTACGAGGAGGAGGGATTCGCGCGCGACACCGTGCTCCGCGACGTTGGCGACGGCAACCCTGATCCAGCGTTCCTTCCCCGCCCGGAGCTCGTGCGGCTCCCCGCTGCCGCGCCGCGCCTGTACGGCGAGCCGACGATTGATCCTGATCTCGCAGAGTGGGCGACCACGTGGATCGCCGCAGATCAACCGCGCCCATTCCGGCTGACTGTCGCCGCCGGAGCTGTCGACGCGATCGAGCGGTTACTCGCCCAGACGCTCACGCCTGGCGACGCGCTCGCAGTTGAGGATCCCTGCTTCCTGACAAGCATCAGCACGATTCGGCAGAACGGCTACCGCCCGGTGCCAGTCGCGATGGATGCCGACGGGATGCTCCCCGAGAGTTTGGCTGCGGCCCTCGAATCTGGGGTCCGCGCAGTGATTTGCACCCCGCGCGCCCACAACCCGACTGGCGCGAGTCTCACCGCAGACCGCGCGGCCGCGCTGCGCGAGGTGCTCGCAGACTACCCGCAGGTGCTCGTTATCGAAGACGATCATTTCTCGCTACTCGCCCGGACCCAGTACGCGAGCATCATCGGTGACGGCCAGTCGCGGTGGGCGCTCGTCCGCTCCATGTCGAAGGCGCTCGGCCCAGACATGCGCATCGCGCTCGTCGCGAGCGATACCGAGACCGCTGAACGCCTTGCAGCTCGTATCAGCGGCGGCATCACCTGGGTCAGCCATCTCATCCAGCGGCTCACCGTGGCACTGCTCACCGACCCCGAGACGCAGGCCCTCATTCGCCGCGCGAGCGATCACTACGCCACGCGGAACGCGGCGTTTGTTGATCGGCTCCGCGTCGTCGGGTTGACGTCGGAGAGCCGTGACGGCCTCAACGTCTGGGTCGATGTGCGCGGCGATTCGTCCGCCGTGCTCGTTCAGCTTATGCGTCGCGGCTGGATAGCCCGCGACGGCATGACCTTCGGGCTCGAGCGTGACGGCGAGCACTTCCTCAGGCTCACCGTGCACGACCTCGACGGTGAGGAGATGACGAGGCTCGCCGAAGACCTCGCAGCGGCTGCCGCAGCAGTGCCGCAGGCCGCCACACACGCCCCCGCAACCGCCTCATTCTTCACACGACCCGAAGGGAAGTTACAGCCATGACTCACACAGTCGAAGCTCCCGCCACACTTCAGCGCCCGGAGCTCGTCACCGAGATTCCCGGCCCGAAGAGCCTCGAGATCCACGATCGCCGACAGGCGGCAGTGCCACGGGGCGTGGGCTGCGCCCTCCCCGTGTACATCGAGTACGCCGACGGCCCCTGGCTCACCGACGTCGACGGCAATCGCCTGCTCGACCTCGGGTCAGGAATCGGCGTCACGACGCTCGGCCACACGCAGCCGGCCGTC
Above is a window of Leucobacter aridicollis DNA encoding:
- a CDS encoding aminotransferase class I/II-fold pyridoxal phosphate-dependent enzyme, giving the protein MANRGAGHTGPTEISGSTVDDIVASIRALIDAGSLAPGDSLPPMRSLADTLRVNRNTASAAYKALVQAGLAETRGRAGTFIVDPYEAYEEEGFARDTVLRDVGDGNPDPAFLPRPELVRLPAAAPRLYGEPTIDPDLAEWATTWIAADQPRPFRLTVAAGAVDAIERLLAQTLTPGDALAVEDPCFLTSISTIRQNGYRPVPVAMDADGMLPESLAAALESGVRAVICTPRAHNPTGASLTADRAAALREVLADYPQVLVIEDDHFSLLARTQYASIIGDGQSRWALVRSMSKALGPDMRIALVASDTETAERLAARISGGITWVSHLIQRLTVALLTDPETQALIRRASDHYATRNAAFVDRLRVVGLTSESRDGLNVWVDVRGDSSAVLVQLMRRGWIARDGMTFGLERDGEHFLRLTVHDLDGEEMTRLAEDLAAAAAAVPQAATHAPATASFFTRPEGKLQP
- a CDS encoding YggS family pyridoxal phosphate-dependent enzyme, encoding MTKQLGADDLPIHDFPTATSVAEFTRNIADVRENIARAAAGVGRSAADVQLLPVSKTVPEDRVRLAVAAGCTQLGENKVQEAKRKSENLADLGVEWSVIGHLQTNKARDVAAFASEFQALDSLRAAAALDRRLQAAGRGLDVYVQVNTSAEPQKYGLPPEDLEAFLRELPQYNSLRVRGLMTLALFTSDIPRVRTCFALLRTLRDRMRELDPALVGDGGLSMGMSGDYEVAIEEGATCVRVGQAIFGARQLPDSHYWPEAFPQEPTGAQADPRP